From the genome of Naumovozyma castellii chromosome 7, complete genome:
AACCACAAGACTCTCTCACAAGGGAGGTAGAACAAAATCAAAGTCCATAACGTCCTCAGATGCTTCCAGCTCCATATTCGATAACAGTGGAATCTCAAGAATATCTAGTAGATCTTCTCTTTCCCTACATGAACATCTCTCTTCTTCACCTCCacaattcaaaataattcacGAACATAAAGAATTTCAACCTCCAAAGATTCCTGAATTCGATGATGCAGAGAATGAATTTCTAATACATATAGACCCATATCCAGTGGAACCTCCAAGATATGATACCATGAACCCAAGTaggaaaatttcattcccCATATACGAAACTTATCACGATACCATTCAACAGCCCGCACCACCAAGCTATTCTCCAGCAGTGGACGAAATTACTTTAGTCTCTATGAAATTAGAATGGGAATCTCCAATGGCACCCATCAGATATGCTGCTCAAAGATGGAAGATTGTACTCATGGAAGTTAATTCCAcacaattaaatttttacGATGTGGATGCACTTTTACAATCTCAACTAAAGAAAACAATTGGCCCAAGGAAGAACTCAACCTTATTTGGAATGAACAATAATAGAAATGAAGATATTACTTTCCAATCTTACACAAAGTCGGACAATGAGAAAATTTGCCAATTGATAAGGCGGAACAAATCTAAATATTTGCATGATGCCAATCTCGTGAAGAGTTACTCTTTACAATTTGGAAGAGTTGGTTTCCCCACTGATCTATCGTCAAAGAACAAGGGGAAAAGAACCTCTGATCCTATTGCGTTAAGGTTACGTTGTGAAGCTCAACAATTCCTTTTACAATTTACAGACATGgattctttaataatgtcTGCCGTGCATATAGATATGGGTATTTCGGTTTCTCTTGATTTACAAATAAGAGAACTTCCGACATATAGAATCGTCCCACGTaggagaaggagaagaagaagaagcagtAGTAGAAAGAATAAGGGAAGAAAGAGGACTGGTACAGCAGCAAGTGATcaaataaggaaaatattcaCGCTACCGTCCGATTCCAACGCAAAAACCGACACGGGAGGGAATGGATTTTTTAAATCTAAATTGcaaaaattcttttctGGTAATAACGCTGCAACATTAACAAAGGATATTAGCAAGACTGCACAAACAACAGATTTGGCTCGTGACCAGGAGCAGCCAATAAGACGTGAAAGCGTCATTTCAATTGGATTTTCCgatgaaggtgaagaaCTTATAGATacaaatgaagatgaggaagacCTACCTACAACTAATGATTCTGCCCAATCCGTATATCAAGAGGAAGGAATATATCCggatgatgacgatgaggaagaagaagatgaagatgatggTGACGAGGATGAATATTATGCTTCCGATATTGatagtgatgatgattaCAAATGGTCTCCAACTTCGAAACAAACGTCGAGACGGAGATATGTTAGAGACTCTTTACGTTGCATTAAATCAATGACAGAAAATCATAAATGGGTTGGTAAAGTTGTTTTCTGCCCGACAAAGGCTCCTTCTTTTGAGACAAATAATTTACCTTTATTTATTGGGAAGGGACCACACGCTTCCACCGTTTATGATACTACAAAAAATCACTATTTGAAAGCTCATGTTGTAGGTGCCTGGAGACTAATCAAAGCAGGTAGCAAAATATATGATGCTTGGAATGAACTTTAcgaatgaatgaatgaatgacatatatacatatacaTATTTAACGACTATTTTACGActtaatgataaattttattttaatgaatatgaaggaattattattcttctttcttaatttgaaaaagacaTGAGAACTAAGAATGAAAGAGAAAGCACCAAAGAAAATACATGAAATAGAATTAGAGATAGAAATCaatattgtattatattttatcaCTGTTACATAGTTTagatataataaataattaaagtTGATATAAAATTAATGTTTCCACGTCATATGACGGTTGGAAACTCAAACACgaagaaaacaaagaataatGACATAATTAGAACCGATAATAAAACCTTGAAATTGTTCAGCTCCTGAGCTTAAGCAATAACACAGGCTGGATCCCAGAATAAACCCTTAACAATGTAGTTATCTTGCTTTTCAGCAGAATTGTCCTTGTGAGTAGCTTGAGTAGTTGGTTGcatctttatttttgtaTTTAGGTGTGTTGATTGGAAAACTTGTTTTCTTGATGGtttcttattattaacaTTAACAATAGTAAATGAGAAAGggaaatatcattattcaaatacaTGGTTGATATTCCAACCTTTTATATGGTTAGATAGACCATTTTACAACATTGGAAAGTCGAGTAATGCTGCTAGTATGTTGGGAAGCCTGCAGGGTTGATGCAGCCTCAAcaatcattgaaatttacCTGACTTGTACGCGCTATTCTCTGCTTGTGAAAATTTTTACGCTAAAATGGTTAGACAATGCGTATTGTCACGGTTTCATGTAAATTTCCGGATTAGGTAATTACACGATGAATTAGGAAGATAAGGTTCTGTGTCGTGAGCAAACAAcatagaaaaaaaaagaggGTTCCCTCAATAAGTGCAGCCCAATTGAATCTGTTGTTTCAAAACAATGATTCTAAAACGATAACCGCACCATGCAATGGCAGCTTGTTTCATTTTATAATATAACCTAACTGCAGTAGTAATTAATACCGTAGCAATTGCTCCTCTTAGATAAAAAATGGAATCACAAGGAGGagacaaagaaaaataaaactaaaTAATCTTCCCTTACTAGGTGTGTTAAAGTCATCAAAGTCCATTAAGGTTCTATCAAATATCGGTGGCAATTCATCTGTGGACGTTGTTCCAGAAGTTGCAACCGTCTCTTCTTGTCCTCTGATGAGTAGTCCCCTTAGTTTCTTAATAGAGAGTTCTAGAGTGGGTTGACTAGTCCGTATGAAGGAAGCTATTAAGATAAAGATCAAAGTCAACTTAATTATCTTCTTTACATTAATATTGCTCACATGGTCAGGCTTTCGTTCTGCTGTCATTGCAAAAGATAAGTATAAGTACAGAGGGAGTCAATGTTCTTTTTTTCGTTATTGAAGGGACGACTATCTTGAATGTAAAAAGTCCACGTTACAGTTCTTAAATGTCCATGTTCGGTACTGcgatgaaaaatttcaagatctCAAAAAGCTTACTGTTAGATAGTGATGGACTCTCCAGACAAAGAACGACGTACGTTGGATAAAATGTCTACCTCTAAAAGatcattgaaagaaattCTAGACTCGGAATACGTGGATAATAGCGATGAAGAATCTGAAGCTTTGAACGTGGATGACGGAACCATTGACAATGCATCTGACGACGACTCTGAAGATGTGGATCCATCATTATGTGTCGAATGTAAGGATATGAAGGCTGAAATTATTTGCAATGATTGTGAGGAAAGGTTTTGTGTTATTTGTTTTGAGATGATTCACAGGGGTGGGAAGAGACGTAAACATGAATATGTTAAGATTCAAGAAGAGCCACATACTAATGAGAATACTCTGACTGAAAATTTACCACAAAccgaagaagaacaaaaaaaaatgcaaGACTCTATCAATGAAAAGGAGGAACAGGAAGGAAAAGAGGATTCACGTaatgttgaaaaaataGAAACTAATAATGACACTTCCATTGATGATAAGTTATTGAAACATATCGAAGAGAGTGCTAATTTTATCCCAATGAGATTGACCTATGATGAAAGACATCTCTTGAGACTATTGGAGGCAGCTCTTCAAGTATCTGAATATACTGATCGTGTAGACATATTATCGTACACTTCTAAATCCAAAAGAATTGTTGCTCAATTGAAGGAGATGTGTTCTGTATTATCAGGTTTGGTAATTGCTTcgaatttgaagattggTCAGAAATTGTTAGAAATGAGGAACTTTAGTGACAATGCTAAATGGTTTCAggatatttttgaaattggtagACGTTATAAGATTATGAATCCTGAAAGAATGAGAGATACCTATGGTAAATTATGTTATATGGTTATGGATTCTCGTTTACCTCAAATTGAAGAGCACATGGAATTCCATTTATTCAAACCGATTAATACAGTTAAATCATTTCTAACATCAAAAGGGAGAGACAATGAAAAAGTATTGCGTTTATTCAAGGATAAATTACTTCTTTATGCTACTGCTCATATTTCACCAGTTGGAAGGTCAAGAAcacaaattcaaaaattaattaaacaAAAGGAAACTGCCATTGAAACTTTAGCCTCTAAATACAGTGACAAACATTACACCAAGGAGGACATTCGTCAAGTGTTGTACTCCATCGGTGATCATACTGCGTATGTTAATATGAACAGAAGACCTATTATGAGAATGCTCGAAAGATTAGAAGTATTCCGTCAACCAGATATTGCCGCTATGTATTCTATTGGGATCCAATATGGTAGAGGTGGAGCCAGGTTAACTCATGATCATGAGAGACAATGGAATTATGTTCAACAATCTCTAACATTGTGGTCcattattcaaagagaGATGGTTCATCTATGGTATCTTGCTGATACCGATTTATTTGATGGTTCTCAATATAAATTAGCTTCAACAGGTCACGGATTGAACCGTATTAAATCATGCCCTACCATTTACAAAGAGATGTATAGAATCATTTCTGAATGTCGTAGCAAGACAGATACATGGGTTGGATCTTCGGTAGTCCATTTAGGTGATGACGCTGTCCCCAATGcgttattttttttggatAAGTATACTCAAGTACCCAGCATTTTAATACCATTTGATCAAACTTTATTGAAGATTAACGAATTAGTAGTTAAGgatgaatatttgttaGAATATATCAATAAGGAATATGGATCAGTAGATGATTTGAAGTTGACCATCTTACAGGATGCGTTCGCTCATATGTTTGATGGTTCTGGTGCAGACAATTTCTACATGAGCGGATCCTGTATTGATGGACGTTTAACCTCAGCATGGAATCATTGTAATGAGATTTCGAAAAAGAAGTACTATAATATCTTCCTACTGACTTCATTTAATGGGTTTAATGGCTCAGAAGGGTTTTAAATTGttcataaatatatattttatagACCTCTGTACAtagagaaaaaaagaatggtGAAACTAACgctaatgataataatagttATACTGTTCGAATATATACACATACACATAAGAATAGGAAtaagaattaaaaatacaaataCACAATATTGCAGATAATATGCGTAGTGCAATAGGTACAATCAAATACAATAGTATCTATCACCAAAATCACCCAGACCTGGAACCAAATATCTTTCCTTATTTAGACCTCTGTCCATAACACCTGTAACGATCTTCACATCAGGATGAGCAGCATGATAATTATCAATCCCCTCTTTGCtacaaattaaatttaaaaagaaaattcttTCTGGCTTAACACCTCTTTGAATCAATACATCAGTGGCCATGATGGCACTGCCACCAGTAGCCAACATAGGGTCTAACAAAAAGACGTATCTGTCAGCAATATCTTCAGGTAACTTCTCATAGAACAACTTGGGCAATGCAGTCTCTTCATCTCTTTGGATAAGAATTTTCCCAATACGAACGGATCTACAACAATCTCTTAACCCTTGTTCCATGGATTCCCCAGCCCTGACAATAGAGACACCACAAATCTTCCCTTTAAAGGAGACACCATCGAACACCTCTCTGGTGTGCGTATCGACCTTCTTTGGTTCCACCGGCAAATGGTTTAAACCTTCCTCCACAAGTAATCTGATGATTCTGTCAGAGTAGAAAATGAAGTCGGATCTGGAGGTGGTCTTGTCTCTAATGATGGTGTAAAGACCTAGCAACTGGTTGGTCTGTGGTAACAGCAGGACGTTCTTGAAGGGTTCAGTAGAGGCCATTTTAACTAATTTGGTTGTTCTGGTGTGGTCCATGGAACGTAATAGAAGAGGTAAATAATTGTtggttgaaaaatttctcGGAAAAACTTTATAGACATCGCTAAAATGACACACACTAAATGAATGAACCATTGTATACACCTGTTAATAAAACAGGTATTGTCAGTGAACTGGACATAGAGATACCACACAACACAGCACAATGGCATCGGCAATGGATAAGGTTGGGAATGTTTTGCTTAAAACCTTTGAAGACTTTGATATTTACAAGGGGATCAGATTGGTCATTATTGTCGGTGGATATCTTCTTGTGAGAAATTATGTTGCCAGGGAAATGGCCAAAAAACAATTAGAGAGACAGGTGCGTGACGATGAACGTATGCTAAGTgacaacaagaagaagaatctgGTGGATGATCCAGAGACAGAGAAAATGGCTCAAAGTACCCAGTTCGGTTGGGGGAACAAGACTAGAAAGAGAGTCAAGAAGCAACAGGAGATGTTACAGAAGGCCATTGAGCAAAtaaagaaggagaagaagttTGCTGGCGAAGACAGTGATGAGGATATTGCTGACTTGTTAGAGGACTGATCTATCCTGGCTTATACTCGAGAAGGGATCGTATGGTCACAATGCTTGCGACTATAATCTTATATCATAAAGTATTTACCACTCCACACCAGgatatatagatatataCTGCATACCTCTTTGATGTTAGTATATCTTTACTTATGTTTAtgttatttattaaagaaaatttttgaaacttgAAATTTGCAAGAAAAAATCACCAACAAGAGATCAGATTATTGTTGACCAAACAGAGCAAGCATATTCAAGAAGTGCGCTTCTACAACCTATTAAACACATTTTTAACGTTATAAATCTATATGAGTCGTTTTGGAGGTCGTGGTGGTGCCGCAGGAGGCAATAGTTACATGAAGACATTGCCCTTCGGTCTAGGTTATGGTGACGTTGGTGTCAATCATATTACTGAGTTCCCCAGTATTCAATTACCAGTGAACAACCCTATTACTCCCTTGGAAAGAGCTCGTGCAGTTACATACATTAAATTTGTTCAGACCATGAAGGATAGCCCGTTTTATACTGGATCGATGCCCTTGCCTGATGATCTAAAGGAAGATGAGGTTGACGATGGTGATTATGACGAGAAGAAACATTCTAAGAGAAAGAATAGGATTTTCAAAGAGGAAGTGACTGAAGATGGGTTGAATGATGGTATCCAAAGGTATTCagataaatatttaaagaagagaaagattACCACTTCCATTGATGATCATCCTTACCATTTAGAGATATTTCCTAAGGAATTGTATTCAGTTATGGGTATtaacaagaagaaactatTAACAATTTCCAAGTTTAGTAATAAAGACGATATATTTACTGGTAGTATTCAAGACGAAAAAGCTGGATTATCGATGCTGGAGAAACTGAAAGAGTTGGCTGAAGACGTtgatgaagacgatgaaAATTCAGAGAAGAAGACTACAACCGTTGCAGCTACAGACGAGAATATTGATGAcgaatttgatgatgaagacgaagatGACGATTATAATGCAGAAAAATATTTCGACGATGgggatgatgatgaatatggTGACCAAGATGATTATGGAGATGAACCAGCATTTTAATCGCTTCAAACCACAGCACAGCCACACGTCGCATTACACCATAGCATATACTGTAAAATAACTAAACTATTTAAGAACTCGtcaataaaatattttttttttaattagGCGTATCTATTGTTACAAAGTCTTTACATATTCGGAGGTATTCTCCTCCTTGTTGGCGATGCAGAATTTCGTCTGGAATATGGTGAAGTCGGCAACATGGGAAGTTGGGGAGATAATGATGTGGAATTTGACTGTAATCTTGTCGGGCTGTAATTATGGACACCCATTCTAGGTATTGAAGTTCTCCGCGATGTTGGTGATCTGGATCCACTTTGGAAATTTCCTTCTGGTAAGGGTGGCAAAGGCGGTTGTATACTCATATTACTGTCTCTACGACTGGACGCCCTCGTGCATACATCGGAAGATACCTTAGATGATGATCGCGTAGTTTCATTGTAATGGACTCGTCCATCCTCACTATCGTCATCCTCACTGAGCGAAGCTACTCCAATTGCCTTCTGTAACGCTTCAATATCAACTGGCGATTCTTTAGATTCATTGGCGACAGAATTACTGGGATTcttaaagatattaatcttctctttcagCTTTCTTAAATTTGCAAAATGGAATTTGGTATCTGATTCAGCGGTGACTACGGTATCACTGGTTGCCTGCGAGAAAGTAGTTTCATTCGTATCGACTGAAGAGGTAAAATTTGCAGCACCGTTTAAAGTTCTCGATGGGGTATAGtctaattcatttaatgGTTCCCCATTATAACTATTTCTTACTGAAGGTGTAACTTGTCGCATCTCAGATGCATGCATATAACCGCCACTACCATTCACTGAATGCTGATAAGGACTTGGTGGTAGATCTGGAATTTCATTAGGTAAGGGTGGTATGGGTCTACTTGCAATGGAGGCATCCAATCGCTCAAATCCACTATCTGTTCTCTCTCTGTAGCTTTGATTCAGTTTAGGGGTGAATGTCAATTCGATAAATATCATACCTGCAAATTCGTCCCTGTCCCTTTTTAATTCATACCAGGTACAATACCCCTCCTTTGGATCAGCTCTTATACCATTCAGTAAATCAATTTCACATTTCCCAATGGGTAACGGtgctttcttcttcctATCACAATAAACCTCAACATTCATTATCGGCTTAACATCAGGTGTTACATCAAACTTCTCGAGATAATTAAAAACAGGGTTCTGTCCTGCTCTGAACAAGGTGTCACTCTCTCTAGTCATATGTGCAATCCTTAATCGTAACATTACATTTTGTTTATCCAATTTAATCAAATTAGGCAAATCTTTCGCCTTACTTACGTACACGCAGAGGGTACCTTGACTTCCTGACCAGACTTCCTCACTCATCTCCATATTGCTCTGAGTCCTTTCCTCCACGATTTAACGCTGATCTACTTCATACAATTTTGTCAATACACACACatttttctgtttttctGTGCGCTAAACcaaaacaaagaaatattacaTAAGCAATTATACACATAAGTATTTTCTTAGATTATACGTATGTATATGTTACAAGGTTCACCTTTGGTACCTACTACTGGGCCCAGAGCCTGCACCTTTCGGTCCTTGTGGTAGTCTTGGTGTGTcatctttttttttattgCTATTTCCACCGCTGTCCTGACCAGGCCTGTTATACCTAGAACTATCCTTTAAACTATCTCTAGGAGCGTTTCTGTATTGTGACTCTCTACTACCACGCTCTTCTTGCTTATATCTCTTCGCACCCCTATCATCAAAAGGAGGAGGAGTGTTATGCTTCTTTGATTCCCTTCCAAAGCTTCTCATTTGACGTGGAGCTATATCATTTGGATTCTTGAATGAGTCGCGTGACGGCTTCTCTGGAATATTCCTAGGACGAGAATAATCGGTTGCCCTGGTAGATTCTCTACTTGTTCTATCTCTCTTTTCTGGGGCAAACGTTCTTCCTTGTCCCTGGCCTGATGTTCTATTTTGTTGAGTCTTCGTTCTGTCCAAAGTGCCACCTGGTTGGGTGCTCTTGAATGACACAGGTTCTTTGGGTACTGTCCTTGGTTCTCTTTGATATCCCCTTGGGCTTTTAGATCCATCTTTCTTAGAATCTCTATCGCCTGCATACTTAGTTCTGTATGATTTTGGAGGCTCCTTCTCCTTCGAGGCATCAGATACATTATATCTGCTGGTTCTATTGGACGATGCTGCCGTGGAATCTGAGTATAAATCTGCTGAGGCAGTATCCATGTCACGGACTATATGTTGTGACGTTTGCTTCAAGTTGGCTAATTTCTCGGTAAATTCAGGATTGTTAGGCCATTTGActaaagaaacaaaatatcttttgaaaCAGTCGTAAACTGCCACCCTAAATTCAGCATTTGAAATGTCttgtttcattaattgCTGCAACTTGTCTTGCTCAACTTTATCATCAATAACTTCAGTGGCTCTAGATAGCAGCCCGTTGTTAAGATCGTAGCAAACTCCATCAATATACTTCAAAACTTTACCTAGTGGCCAGTCAAAGTTTTTAGCTTCGTCATCcatattttcatttctcTCGTTATCACTTTGAGGTTGAACTTCTTCGGCAGCCTTTCTATTGAGTTTATGCTGTTCTATTTGTTTCCTTAATTCAACTTGTTTTTTCTCATTAGCAACTAATGTTTCGTAATCTTTAATCTCCTGGAGTTCAGAATCATGCAATTGCTTGAGTTTTAATTCATGCTCACTTAATTGGATCATATCTTCGTCCTTGACCACATTTTTCCTGAGACGAGCCTTTAAATGGCCTAAGAGGGCGTTACTTGGAAGCTTTATATCTTCACGCTCCTCGTCAACTAAATTCTTCTCCAAACTACCAATAACAACCGTAACATGTGAGTCAACGATTGGAAATATGGCAGATGTTTGTTTCATGAATTCAATACCATTTCTAATGGACATGTAATTTTTCTCACCTAATAATTCACACAATTGCTCCGTTAAACTGCTATACCATTCatatattttgattctATATTCTGAAGGTAAATCTTGCGTTTGTCTCGTTTGCTCCATTGATTCAAATATGTTTGCAAAAAACATCCCCAAGTTACTGGCTTCAAAGCTAGTGCAACTAAACAATAAATTCGATAAAATCCTAGAACCGAACAGtatttcatatattttcattaactgATCTAATGGAAAGACCTGAAGTAAGAAATACGAAGCATAGAGAGCGTCAGATGGAGTGAATAACGCCCTTGGAATAATGCATGCTTGCAAAAACGCTATAATTTCAGAATTATCAAAGTTCTCGTACCAAATCTTTGATTTATCACTTAGCATTTGAATTGTCTTATTAAAAGTTCTTTGATGTGAGATACGATCAACgaatgtttctttaatttggTTTTTTAGGGTATGCCTCTTTCTAGAAGATAGAGTTGgggaaatttcattttccagGGAAACCTTATTCTCATCATATAATCCTTTGTCAAAATGAATATCATATAGCGATAATCTCCAGAATGTGATAAACAAATCCTTTGACAATTGTTCGAAGTTGACACCTGTATATTGAGTTCCATTAAGTACTTTATCCATGTGCTGAATGTTAATTTTTGTATCCCTTTCTTTCTCGGGagattcttccaatttccTATATTGACTATCAAAATAATCTCTCCAAATGTGGAATACCCACGCGGAAGACATATggaattcattaataaatacaTCAAATGGCAGGATATTCTTTTCGAAGTCCTCGTTAGTCAAACAGAATTTAATTAACTCAATAAATGACCATAAGAGCGTATTCATTTCATCACATCTTGATGACAGAATCTTATAATGAGATGTCCCTGTGTTAACTTCCAGATTCAAATTATATAACAACAAAATTATCTCAGAGATGGAATCTTGAGCAACGAACAAAGAGAGTAAATTTGAAGCTAACTCAACATTATCATCCCtgaaatcaaatattaattttctACCACCACGTTTGACTTGGTTCCCTGAGTTTAGCATTATCAATTGTTTTTTATTGACTTCATTAAAATCTCTTACACCACCAACTGTTACGATTAACTCCTTTAAAATGGAGACTGCAATCACATTACCTGCGTGCAGCGTCTTCACGAGATAGGTAACAATATTCGTTAGGTCCATCTTGGGACATCGTTTTGCTAGACCGGCGATAAATACAGATAAACGCTGGACCCACATTGCTTGGTTGACACCATCCTCTTGTACTGCATTTCTTGGATGAGTTAGCCTTAATAATAACACATACTGAAGAACATCGTAGGCGaaatcattaaaaaatttggtTGTTATAACGACCAATTCAGAAACCTTAtcataattttcaatttgttttaCGGTATGAACTAGAGTAGCCAAAGGGTTCGTGGAAATCAATTTTGACAAATTCCTTGCCTCCTTGTCAACTGTATCTGTACTCAATGCCTTCAAGATATTTTTAGCATCTCTTTCAGCTTTATTAAAACCAACCTTGATGATTAAAGAGTCTTGTGACAATTTTGTTATCATTTCATTATACATGAAATATCTTCTCTC
Proteins encoded in this window:
- the THO2 gene encoding Tho2p (ancestral locus Anc_2.125) — translated: MAETVSILDRLNTLAKKTPVNNRSIFTKDVVNHWDSSNRVLYSQFQALESDEEREKWLKRFFIELFQILLQENTPERNNFPIVAIATFINDISKLTPTASKIPTKSLMGKMFIAASLVVPSLTIDRSDDLLTLTKAIPNIHEEVFKFSWISTKLTIKPQTTLLRHLMKKSKYELKKFNLFFENSVGYSQLSILFFTAYSDQDRLQKLEFYLEQMYSIIGQYSLDSMRCLDLFLLISNEYVTEHYHFMLKFLQLSDYWPLEGRLENIIASNLIAFFLVEGEKKYKKGAENDQKSSTYLDMCCILIKNGFINFNTLWNNLGPTIEELETSLDDFEKHLEEESMKGIENPLAMAAALSMKDDDYDPRHDPEQTKTESEEQKKSEVQKESKQNTKAEENILKVINSGKIKLLKRVLVHGYLQPIIPILQRYPRIIHIDDELPRLVSRILSQMILPLYNKTKFGNLSSSPLSNSSRVTRIDNELLSTKPRLIDELRTHDPFQEFEFNTVFTFYYPEWKDGISDVETIEDLIKRSHELFTLVGPSLAKDPQFIAKICRIGIFDINEDGSSTEVIAKWIDYARKFLFPTIPVLGINPIAATEIYELMKYFPFERRYFMYNEMITKLSQDSLIIKVGFNKAERDAKNILKALSTDTVDKEARNLSKLISTNPLATLVHTVKQIENYDKVSELVVITTKFFNDFAYDVLQYVLLLRLTHPRNAVQEDGVNQAMWVQRLSVFIAGLAKRCPKMDLTNIVTYLVKTLHAGNVIAVSILKELIVTVGGVRDFNEVNKKQLIMLNSGNQVKRGGRKLIFDFRDDNVELASNLLSLFVAQDSISEIILLLYNLNLEVNTGTSHYKILSSRCDEMNTLLWSFIELIKFCLTNEDFEKNILPFDVFINEFHMSSAWVFHIWRDYFDSQYRKLEESPEKERDTKINIQHMDKVLNGTQYTGVNFEQLSKDLFITFWRLSLYDIHFDKGLYDENKVSLENEISPTLSSRKRHTLKNQIKETFVDRISHQRTFNKTIQMLSDKSKIWYENFDNSEIIAFLQACIIPRALFTPSDALYASYFLLQVFPLDQLMKIYEILFGSRILSNLLFSCTSFEASNLGMFFANIFESMEQTRQTQDLPSEYRIKIYEWYSSLTEQLCELLGEKNYMSIRNGIEFMKQTSAIFPIVDSHVTVVIGSLEKNLVDEEREDIKLPSNALLGHLKARLRKNVVKDEDMIQLSEHELKLKQLHDSELQEIKDYETLVANEKKQVELRKQIEQHKLNRKAAEEVQPQSDNERNENMDDEAKNFDWPLGKVLKYIDGVCYDLNNGLLSRATEVIDDKVEQDKLQQLMKQDISNAEFRVAVYDCFKRYFVSLVKWPNNPEFTEKLANLKQTSQHIVRDMDTASADLYSDSTAASSNRTSRYNVSDASKEKEPPKSYRTKYAGDRDSKKDGSKSPRGYQREPRTVPKEPVSFKSTQPGGTLDRTKTQQNRTSGQGQGRTFAPEKRDRTSRESTRATDYSRPRNIPEKPSRDSFKNPNDIAPRQMRSFGRESKKHNTPPPFDDRGAKRYKQEERGSRESQYRNAPRDSLKDSSRYNRPGQDSGGNSNKKKDDTPRLPQGPKGAGSGPSSRYQR